A genome region from Alistipes dispar includes the following:
- the rpoN gene encoding RNA polymerase factor sigma-54 — protein MAINQKQVLSLQQKLSPQQIQMIKLLELPAVQLEQRIKQEIEENIVLEEEEHASDEEEQPQQISVDEYLREDDTPSYKSRINNYSKDDKQRPVYLTEGRSLPEYLLEQLGYRNLSERDMKLATYLVGSIDEDGYLRRDLESVADDIAFTVGIETSAGELERLLGIIHELEPAGIGARDLRECLLLQMAQQPMDTRPKRLARKILTNYFDEFVKKHYEKLMSRLQISEDDFRDAIAEIKRLSPKPGNLYVEGGTDTTPYIVPDFLLDYQDGHFQLSLNSYNVPEVRINRRYMDMIREMVGSGGLVREKDREAVQFVKSKIDSAKWFISAIKQRHDTLMRTMQTILDYQQEYFKDGDKSKLRPMILKDIADRTGLDVSTISRVVNSKYVQTQFGIILLKSLFSEAMQTDSGEEVSSYEIKNILQECIDEEDKRKPLTDETLMDILNAKGYRIARRTVAKYREMLGIPVARLRKQI, from the coding sequence ATGGCTATCAATCAGAAACAGGTACTTTCCCTTCAGCAGAAACTCTCTCCGCAGCAGATCCAGATGATCAAGCTGCTGGAACTGCCCGCCGTGCAGCTCGAACAGCGCATTAAGCAGGAGATCGAGGAGAACATCGTGCTGGAGGAAGAGGAGCATGCCTCCGACGAGGAGGAGCAGCCCCAGCAGATCTCCGTGGACGAATACCTGCGCGAGGACGACACGCCTTCGTACAAGAGCCGCATCAACAACTATTCGAAGGACGACAAGCAGCGGCCGGTCTATCTCACCGAAGGACGTTCGCTGCCGGAGTACCTGCTCGAGCAGTTGGGCTATCGCAATCTCTCGGAGCGCGACATGAAGCTGGCGACCTACCTCGTCGGGAGCATCGACGAGGACGGTTATCTGCGCCGCGACCTGGAATCGGTGGCCGACGACATCGCCTTCACGGTGGGCATCGAGACCTCGGCCGGAGAGCTGGAGCGGCTGCTCGGGATCATTCACGAACTGGAGCCCGCGGGCATCGGCGCGCGCGATCTGAGGGAGTGTCTGCTCCTGCAGATGGCTCAGCAGCCGATGGACACCCGCCCCAAGCGGCTGGCGCGGAAGATTCTGACGAACTATTTCGACGAGTTCGTCAAGAAGCATTACGAGAAGCTCATGTCGCGGTTGCAGATTTCGGAGGACGACTTCCGGGACGCGATCGCCGAGATCAAGCGCCTCTCGCCCAAGCCCGGCAACCTTTATGTCGAGGGCGGAACCGACACGACGCCCTATATCGTGCCGGACTTCCTGCTCGACTACCAGGACGGGCATTTCCAGTTGTCGCTCAACTCCTACAACGTGCCCGAGGTGCGCATCAACCGCCGCTATATGGACATGATCCGGGAGATGGTCGGCTCGGGCGGGCTGGTCCGCGAGAAGGACCGGGAGGCGGTGCAGTTCGTCAAGAGCAAGATCGACTCGGCGAAGTGGTTCATTTCGGCCATCAAGCAGCGGCACGATACGCTGATGCGCACGATGCAGACCATTCTGGACTACCAGCAGGAGTATTTCAAGGACGGGGACAAGTCCAAGCTGCGGCCGATGATCCTCAAGGACATCGCCGACCGCACGGGGCTCGACGTCTCGACCATTTCGCGCGTGGTGAACAGCAAGTACGTGCAGACGCAGTTCGGGATCATCCTGCTTAAGTCGCTCTTCTCGGAGGCGATGCAGACCGATTCGGGCGAGGAGGTGTCGAGCTACGAGATCAAGAACATCCTGCAGGAGTGCATCGACGAGGAGGACAAGCGCAAGCCGCTCACGGACGAGACGCTGATGGACATTCTCAACGCGAAGGGCTACCGCATCGCCCGCCGCACGGTGGCCAAATACCGCGAGATGCTCGGCATTCCGGTCGCGCGGCTGCGCAAACAGATATGA
- the nadC gene encoding carboxylating nicotinate-nucleotide diphosphorylase: MIPEYKPFVDELIELCIKEDIGDGDHTSLACIPAGEHGRMRLLCKQEGTIAGIEIAQLVLQRLDPEMRFEQILRDGDRVAPGDVAFYVSGRLRSLLQAERILLNIMQRMSGVATQTAVYVKQLEGLRTRVLDTRKTTPGMRVLDKMAVKLGGGENHRMGLFDMILLKDNHIDFAGGIRKAILGVREYLAAHGKQLPIECEVRSLEDIDEVFAAGGVDRIMFDNFTPEMTRLAVEKVAGRCETESSGGITLETMRRYAECGVDFISVGALTHQIRSLDMSLKACE; this comes from the coding sequence ATGATACCCGAATACAAACCTTTCGTGGACGAGCTCATCGAGCTCTGCATCAAAGAGGACATCGGCGACGGCGACCACACGTCGCTCGCGTGCATTCCCGCCGGCGAACACGGCCGGATGCGCCTGCTGTGCAAACAGGAGGGCACGATCGCCGGAATCGAGATCGCGCAACTGGTGCTGCAACGCCTCGATCCGGAAATGCGTTTCGAACAGATTCTCCGCGACGGCGACCGCGTCGCGCCCGGCGACGTGGCGTTCTACGTCTCGGGACGCCTGCGGTCGCTCCTGCAGGCCGAACGCATCCTGCTCAACATCATGCAGCGCATGAGCGGCGTGGCGACGCAGACGGCCGTCTATGTCAAACAGCTCGAAGGGCTCCGCACCCGCGTGCTCGACACGCGCAAGACCACGCCCGGAATGCGCGTGCTGGACAAGATGGCCGTCAAGCTGGGCGGCGGCGAGAATCACCGCATGGGGCTGTTCGACATGATTCTCCTGAAGGACAACCACATCGACTTCGCCGGCGGCATCCGGAAAGCCATTCTCGGCGTCCGCGAGTACCTCGCCGCACACGGCAAGCAACTGCCCATCGAATGCGAGGTCCGTTCGCTGGAGGACATCGACGAAGTTTTCGCAGCCGGAGGCGTGGACCGCATCATGTTCGACAACTTCACCCCCGAAATGACACGCCTCGCGGTCGAGAAGGTCGCCGGACGCTGCGAAACGGAGTCGAGCGGCGGCATCACCCTCGAGACGATGCGCCGATACGCCGAATGCGGCGTCGATTTCATCTCGGTCG
- the asnS gene encoding asparagine--tRNA ligase, with translation MKTQRIVEILKSGAVDSDVVVKGWVRTKRGNKNVAFIALNDGSCVANIQVVVDLQKIAEERLKPVTTGACIRVDGRLVASPGSGQGVEVQASDIEIYGTADPDSYPLQKKGHSLEFLRDIAYLRPRTNTFGAVLRIRHAMAYAIHEYFNRNGFYYFHTPIITASDCEGAGAMFQVTTLDLNDVPRNAEGEVDYTKDFFGKSCNLTVSGQLEGELGALSLGRIYTFGPTFRAENSNTPRHASEFWMIEPEAAFYDLEDNMELAEDFLKYLIRYALEHCREDLEFMNKMWNPGLLERLGFVLENDFKRLDYTEGIEILKASGRKFEFPCDWGCDLQSEHERYLVEEHFKRPVILINYPKDIKAFYMKQNDDGRTVRAMDVLFPGIGEIIGGSEREADYGKLHARVAELGMSEKELWWYLDTRRWGSAPHSGFGLGFDRLLLFVTGMTNIRDVQPFPRTPQHADF, from the coding sequence ATGAAAACGCAGAGAATCGTAGAAATTCTGAAGTCCGGAGCCGTGGACTCCGACGTGGTGGTCAAAGGCTGGGTGCGTACCAAGCGCGGAAACAAGAACGTGGCCTTCATTGCCCTGAACGACGGGTCGTGCGTTGCGAACATACAGGTGGTGGTCGATTTGCAGAAGATCGCCGAAGAGCGGCTCAAACCCGTGACCACGGGGGCCTGCATCCGTGTGGACGGCCGGCTTGTGGCCTCGCCCGGCTCGGGGCAGGGCGTCGAGGTGCAGGCTTCGGACATCGAGATCTACGGCACGGCCGATCCCGACAGCTACCCCCTGCAGAAGAAGGGCCACTCGCTGGAGTTCCTGCGCGACATCGCCTACCTGCGTCCGCGCACCAACACCTTCGGCGCCGTGCTCCGCATCCGTCACGCCATGGCCTACGCCATCCACGAGTATTTCAACCGGAACGGCTTCTACTATTTCCACACCCCGATCATCACCGCTTCGGACTGCGAAGGCGCCGGGGCCATGTTCCAGGTGACGACGCTCGATTTGAACGATGTCCCCCGCAATGCCGAGGGAGAGGTGGACTACACGAAGGACTTCTTCGGCAAGTCGTGCAATCTCACGGTGTCGGGACAGCTCGAGGGCGAGCTGGGCGCGCTGTCGCTGGGACGCATCTACACCTTCGGTCCCACGTTCCGCGCCGAGAACTCCAATACGCCGCGCCATGCGTCGGAGTTCTGGATGATCGAGCCCGAGGCGGCGTTCTACGACCTGGAGGACAACATGGAGCTGGCCGAGGACTTCCTCAAGTACCTGATCCGCTATGCGCTGGAGCACTGCCGCGAGGACCTCGAGTTCATGAACAAGATGTGGAATCCGGGGCTGCTGGAGCGGCTGGGCTTCGTGCTGGAGAACGACTTCAAGCGCCTCGACTACACCGAAGGCATCGAAATACTGAAGGCTTCGGGCCGCAAGTTCGAATTTCCCTGCGACTGGGGCTGCGACCTGCAGTCGGAGCACGAGCGTTACCTCGTGGAGGAGCACTTCAAGCGTCCGGTCATCCTGATCAACTACCCGAAGGATATCAAGGCCTTCTACATGAAACAGAACGACGACGGCCGCACGGTACGCGCTATGGACGTATTGTTCCCCGGAATCGGCGAAATCATCGGCGGTTCGGAGCGCGAGGCCGATTACGGCAAGCTTCATGCACGGGTCGCCGAATTAGGCATGAGCGAGAAGGAACTCTGGTGGTATCTCGACACCCGCCGCTGGGGATCGGCTCCCCACTCGGGCTTCGGGCTGGGCTTCGACCGGCTGCTGCTCTTCGTGACGGGCATGACCAACATCCGTGACGTGCAGCCTTTCCCGCGCACGCCGCAGCATGCCGATTTTTAA
- a CDS encoding glycoside hydrolase family 2 TIM barrel-domain containing protein codes for MKRTITTAALALSALAAAAQDYGESSAVRIDEAGRIHRTEVIPYDTRRDAEARNREAGGYYLAFSPRQMAAAGDMAVSGATLDIPYAWTDGVIYLHLENVGSAYSLWINDRPVAEVEDPATPAEFAVSPYIRQGANDIRLVLRPSATPQINPATPRREAFANSYLYYQNKRSIRDFEIALVPDSTRRFGVLELAIVAQNAFNYDEKVTVGYDIYSPQGKLLDFNMREVSIPGRSVDTVRFSPFIYGSYDNEWKAGGKTPPLYKVMLFTRRDGVYKEYMPLRIGFGRTELEEGRPMRLGRELQLVRASYNAAADPETTLAELKALKAQGKNTVCPDFPQPAWFYDLCDRTGLYVIDRAAIDAPERRDDRRVGGTPSNDPALADEYLERVRAMYYRSRNFTCVVAYDLGSPSGNGYNMYKAYEWLRSVEPSRPVIYGDADGEWNTDL; via the coding sequence ATGAAACGAACGATAACGACAGCGGCCCTCGCCCTCTCGGCGCTGGCCGCAGCGGCGCAGGACTACGGGGAATCCTCCGCCGTGAGAATCGACGAGGCGGGACGCATTCACCGCACCGAGGTCATTCCCTACGATACGCGCCGCGACGCCGAGGCCCGCAACCGCGAGGCGGGCGGCTACTACCTCGCCTTCTCGCCGCGGCAGATGGCCGCGGCCGGCGACATGGCCGTATCGGGCGCGACCCTCGACATTCCCTACGCCTGGACCGACGGGGTGATCTACCTCCACCTGGAGAACGTCGGATCGGCCTACTCGCTCTGGATCAACGACCGCCCCGTGGCCGAAGTCGAGGATCCCGCGACACCCGCCGAGTTCGCCGTCTCGCCCTACATCCGGCAGGGAGCCAACGACATCCGCCTGGTCCTGCGCCCGAGCGCGACGCCGCAGATCAACCCCGCGACGCCCCGGCGCGAAGCCTTCGCGAACAGCTACCTCTACTACCAGAACAAACGTTCGATCCGCGACTTCGAGATCGCCCTCGTGCCCGACTCGACCCGCAGGTTCGGCGTCCTGGAGCTGGCCATCGTCGCCCAGAACGCCTTCAACTACGACGAGAAGGTGACCGTCGGATACGACATCTACTCGCCGCAGGGCAAGTTGCTCGACTTCAACATGCGCGAAGTCTCGATCCCGGGCCGTTCGGTCGATACGGTGCGTTTCAGCCCCTTCATCTACGGCTCCTACGACAACGAGTGGAAGGCCGGCGGCAAGACGCCGCCCCTTTACAAGGTGATGCTCTTCACGCGCCGCGACGGCGTTTACAAGGAGTACATGCCCCTGCGGATCGGATTCGGCCGGACCGAACTGGAGGAGGGCCGCCCGATGCGGCTGGGCAGGGAGTTGCAGCTCGTCCGCGCCTCCTACAACGCCGCGGCCGATCCCGAGACGACCCTCGCCGAGCTGAAAGCGCTCAAGGCGCAGGGCAAGAACACCGTCTGCCCCGACTTCCCTCAGCCGGCGTGGTTCTACGACCTCTGCGACCGGACGGGACTCTACGTGATCGACCGGGCCGCCATCGACGCCCCCGAGCGGCGCGACGACCGCCGCGTGGGCGGTACGCCCTCGAACGACCCCGCACTGGCCGACGAGTACCTCGAGCGGGTCCGGGCCATGTACTACCGTTCGCGCAACTTCACCTGCGTGGTGGCCTACGACCTGGGCAGCCCCTCGGGCAACGGATACAATATGTATAAGGCCTACGAATGGCTCAGGTCGGTCGAACCGTCGCGTCCGGTGATCTACGGCGACGCCGACGGCGAATGGAACACGGACCTCTGA
- the gdhA gene encoding NADP-specific glutamate dehydrogenase, which translates to MNEQARQYVEDFMARLIARNPGEAEFHQAVREVVESLAPHIVASPVLQKMKILERIAEPERVVIFRVPWLNDKGEIEINRGYRVQMNSAIGPYKGGIRFHPSVNLSILKFLAFEQTFKNSLTTLPMGGGKGGSDFDPKGKSDNEVMKFCQSFMTELQRHIGQDTDVPAGDIGVGGREIGFLFGQYKRLRDEFTGTLTGKGRDWGGSPLRPEATGYGVCYFAQEMLAARGDSFEGKTVAVSGSGNVAQYACQKATALGAKVVTLSDSSGYIFDPDGITPEKLDYVMELKNIFRGRIREYADRYPSAVYHPGERPWGEKCDIAMPCATQNELDGEDARKLVGNGCRCVAEGANMPSTPEAIRLFQQHRLLYAPGKAANAGGVATSGLEMCQNSMRLAWTPEEVDARLHAIMRNIHAVCVQYGTEPDGYINYVVGANIGGFMKVANAMLAQGCV; encoded by the coding sequence ATGAACGAACAAGCCAGACAGTATGTCGAAGATTTCATGGCCCGGCTCATCGCCCGCAACCCGGGCGAGGCGGAGTTCCACCAGGCCGTCCGCGAGGTGGTCGAATCGCTGGCCCCGCACATCGTGGCGAGCCCCGTATTGCAGAAGATGAAGATTCTCGAACGCATCGCCGAACCCGAACGCGTCGTCATCTTCCGCGTACCGTGGCTCAACGACAAAGGGGAGATCGAGATCAACCGCGGCTACCGCGTGCAGATGAACAGCGCCATCGGCCCCTACAAGGGCGGCATCCGCTTCCACCCCTCGGTGAACCTCTCGATCCTCAAGTTCCTGGCCTTCGAGCAGACCTTCAAGAACAGCCTCACGACCCTCCCGATGGGCGGCGGCAAGGGCGGATCGGACTTCGATCCGAAGGGCAAGTCGGACAACGAGGTGATGAAGTTCTGCCAGTCGTTCATGACCGAGTTGCAGCGCCACATCGGACAGGACACCGACGTCCCGGCGGGCGACATCGGCGTGGGCGGCCGGGAGATCGGCTTCCTCTTCGGCCAGTACAAGCGGCTGCGCGACGAGTTCACCGGCACGCTCACGGGCAAGGGCCGCGACTGGGGCGGCAGCCCTCTGCGCCCCGAGGCCACGGGCTACGGCGTCTGCTACTTCGCCCAGGAGATGCTCGCCGCACGCGGCGATTCGTTCGAAGGCAAGACCGTGGCCGTTTCGGGTTCGGGCAACGTCGCCCAATACGCCTGCCAGAAGGCCACGGCGCTGGGAGCCAAAGTCGTGACGCTCTCCGATTCGTCGGGCTACATATTCGACCCCGACGGCATCACGCCCGAGAAGCTCGACTACGTGATGGAACTGAAGAACATCTTCCGCGGCCGCATCCGGGAGTACGCCGACCGCTATCCGTCGGCCGTCTATCACCCCGGCGAGCGTCCGTGGGGCGAGAAGTGCGACATCGCCATGCCGTGCGCCACGCAGAACGAGCTGGACGGCGAGGATGCCCGCAAACTCGTCGGCAACGGCTGCCGGTGCGTGGCCGAAGGGGCCAACATGCCCTCGACGCCCGAGGCGATCCGCCTCTTCCAGCAGCACCGCCTGCTCTACGCCCCGGGCAAGGCGGCCAACGCCGGCGGCGTGGCCACCTCGGGACTCGAAATGTGCCAGAACTCGATGCGCCTCGCATGGACGCCCGAGGAGGTGGATGCCCGGCTGCACGCGATCATGCGCAATATCCACGCGGTCTGCGTGCAGTACGGCACGGAGCCGGACGGGTATATCAACTACGTCGTGGGGGCCAATATCGGCGGCTTCATGAAGGTGGCGAACGCCATGCTCGCCCAGGGTTGCGTCTGA
- the rlmH gene encoding 23S rRNA (pseudouridine(1915)-N(3))-methyltransferase RlmH — protein sequence MTIELLAIGKTDSKEVAALVEMYARRVNFYCKFSVTTLPDVRNTRKLTPRQQAAAEGEAILRQTAEGDFVALLDERGEEFRSVEFALWLQKRLNSGPKRLVLVIGGPYGFSEAVYARADARISLSRMTFSHQIVRAIFAEQIYRAFTILRNEPYHHE from the coding sequence ATGACCATCGAACTGCTCGCCATAGGAAAGACCGACTCGAAGGAGGTCGCCGCGCTGGTCGAAATGTACGCCCGGCGGGTGAACTTCTACTGCAAGTTCTCCGTCACGACGCTTCCCGACGTGCGCAACACGCGCAAGCTCACGCCCCGTCAGCAGGCCGCGGCCGAGGGCGAGGCGATCCTGCGCCAGACGGCCGAGGGCGATTTCGTCGCGCTGCTCGACGAACGGGGCGAGGAGTTCCGCTCGGTGGAGTTCGCCCTCTGGCTCCAGAAACGCCTCAACAGCGGGCCGAAACGTCTCGTGCTGGTCATCGGCGGTCCCTACGGCTTCTCCGAGGCGGTCTATGCCCGAGCCGACGCCCGCATCTCGCTCTCGCGCATGACCTTCTCGCACCAGATCGTCCGTGCGATCTTCGCCGAACAGATCTACCGCGCCTTCACGATCCTGCGCAACGAACCCTACCACCACGAATGA
- a CDS encoding lipocalin-like domain-containing protein, which produces MKKRIVFPLFLLLLAGGTAAAQNWQEALKQAATAVGDKATDGKLTQYALPGTWTYSAPGVRFEGEEAAADLGAALLVPAISEQLAKLYLAAGIQPGSSTVTFDREGGFTAAFGKQKLTGSYEYDAGSHTVSVRPSDEKLEKIGAVSGRAYVSGSELQLLFPVTKLLELAKDVSSQAASLEAASALLANYKNLYIGFSFKK; this is translated from the coding sequence ATGAAAAAACGGATCGTATTCCCGCTGTTCCTGCTGCTGCTCGCCGGCGGCACGGCCGCGGCGCAGAACTGGCAGGAGGCCCTCAAACAGGCCGCCACCGCCGTCGGCGACAAGGCCACGGACGGCAAACTGACGCAATACGCCCTGCCCGGCACATGGACCTATTCGGCCCCGGGCGTGCGGTTCGAGGGCGAGGAGGCCGCCGCGGACCTCGGGGCCGCGCTGCTCGTCCCCGCCATTTCGGAACAGCTCGCCAAACTCTACCTGGCCGCGGGTATCCAGCCGGGCAGCAGCACCGTCACATTCGACAGGGAAGGCGGATTCACCGCCGCATTCGGCAAGCAGAAACTCACGGGCTCCTACGAATACGACGCCGGGAGCCACACCGTCTCGGTGCGCCCCTCCGACGAGAAACTCGAGAAGATCGGCGCCGTTTCGGGACGCGCCTACGTCTCCGGCTCGGAACTGCAACTGCTCTTCCCCGTCACCAAACTGCTCGAACTGGCGAAGGACGTCAGCAGTCAGGCCGCCTCGCTGGAGGCCGCTTCGGCACTGCTGGCCAACTATAAGAACCTCTACATCGGATTTTCGTTCAAGAAATAG
- a CDS encoding helix-turn-helix transcriptional regulator: MTVMRQVPAIAILSPNVLTAIGLRSILEKVAPAAETELFGSFRDFEAAGPERFFHYFVTARLFVAHAAFFRERRHKTIVLSSGEPHLAARGMHCLDVRTAEERLVSSLLRLQRSARRPEHALTAPPHAAQTLSDREAEVLTLIAEGLLNKQIAQRLGIGLTTVISHRRNIMEKLGIRSVAGLVVYALTEGYAPTDDM; encoded by the coding sequence ATGACCGTCATGCGACAAGTTCCCGCCATAGCGATCCTCTCCCCCAACGTCCTGACGGCCATCGGACTGAGGTCGATCCTCGAAAAGGTAGCCCCGGCGGCCGAGACCGAACTCTTCGGCTCGTTCCGGGACTTCGAGGCCGCCGGCCCGGAGCGCTTCTTCCACTACTTCGTCACCGCCCGCCTCTTCGTCGCCCACGCCGCCTTCTTCCGCGAACGCCGCCACAAGACGATCGTTCTCTCGTCGGGCGAGCCCCATCTGGCCGCACGGGGAATGCACTGTCTCGACGTCCGCACCGCCGAAGAGCGGCTCGTCAGCTCCCTGCTCCGCCTCCAGCGCAGCGCCCGGCGCCCCGAGCACGCCCTGACCGCACCGCCGCACGCCGCGCAGACGCTCTCGGACCGTGAGGCCGAAGTGCTGACGCTCATCGCCGAAGGGCTGCTGAACAAACAGATCGCTCAACGGCTGGGAATCGGCCTGACGACCGTCATCTCCCATCGCCGCAACATCATGGAGAAACTCGGCATCCGCTCCGTCGCGGGGCTGGTCGTCTATGCGCTGACGGAGGGTTACGCTCCGACGGACGACATGTGA
- a CDS encoding TonB-dependent receptor, which translates to MRYRLLSILLLLPALPAAAHAVKSPSPAPDTEAADTVIVVDKVQVTAIKQGMVLRSQPVASSIIGSRAIGRDRVVALGDLSQNVPNLHIPDYGSRMTSSIYVRGLGARIDQPVVGLNIDNVPVMNKDNFDTELAEVERIEVLRGPQSTLYGRNTMGGVINIYTLSPLDWQGVRLTAEYGSGDSYRFRASLYEKLAPGLGTAVSGYYTRAGGFFENLATGRKCDWERFGGGRWRTQWRNGKGLRLDNSLSFSVLEQGGYPYAYAGEEIVRDGQTVIRPGEIRYNDPSGYRRTTLSDGLTLRYDAAAFSVSSITSYQYSDDAMTLDQDFLPLSYFTLRQARTEHALTEDLVFRSRDDRSYRWLFGVFGFYRHATMSAPVVFKQTGIEELILANANAHDGLYTYSWDDTELPLASRFRIPAAGGALYHESACTLGRWHLAAGLRLDVEHTRLRYDSRTVANYTATDRRTGVSTSLNKPIEVAGRLERTFAELLPRFCVLYAFDEVRNLYLTVSKGYKAGGFNTQMFSDVLQQEMTAAMGFGRTYDVDDVVTYEPEQSWNYELGGHFSCMEGAVRGDFALFWIDCRNQQLTVFPEGSTTGRLMTNAGRTRSFGAEAAVRFTPWRNLGIDTSYGYTDARFVRYDDGQEDFGGNRIPYAPQHTFSARAVWTLPTGVAWLGDLVLQAGVRGTGRIWWNEANSLSQPFYALLDASVRLEHARYSIGLWGRNLAGTSYDVFYFKSVGNEFVQCGRPRTLGITLNIHINN; encoded by the coding sequence ATGCGTTACAGGTTGCTGTCCATATTGCTGCTGCTCCCGGCCCTTCCGGCCGCGGCGCACGCCGTGAAAAGCCCTTCGCCGGCCCCCGATACGGAGGCGGCCGACACGGTGATCGTCGTGGACAAGGTGCAGGTCACGGCCATCAAGCAGGGCATGGTGCTGCGCTCGCAGCCCGTCGCCTCGTCGATCATCGGCAGCCGCGCCATCGGGCGCGACCGCGTCGTCGCGCTCGGGGATCTGTCGCAGAACGTGCCCAACCTCCATATCCCCGACTACGGGTCGCGCATGACTTCGTCGATCTACGTCCGCGGACTGGGCGCACGCATCGACCAGCCGGTCGTGGGGCTGAACATCGACAACGTGCCGGTGATGAACAAGGACAACTTCGACACGGAACTGGCCGAAGTCGAACGCATCGAGGTTCTGCGCGGGCCCCAATCGACCCTCTACGGCCGCAACACGATGGGCGGCGTCATCAACATCTACACCCTCTCGCCGCTCGACTGGCAGGGCGTGCGCCTCACGGCCGAATACGGCAGCGGCGACAGCTACCGTTTCCGGGCTTCGCTCTACGAGAAACTCGCACCCGGGCTGGGCACGGCCGTCTCGGGTTACTACACCCGTGCCGGAGGCTTTTTCGAGAACCTCGCGACGGGCCGCAAATGCGACTGGGAACGGTTCGGCGGCGGCCGCTGGCGCACGCAGTGGCGCAACGGCAAGGGGCTGCGCCTCGACAACTCCCTCTCCTTCTCGGTGCTCGAACAGGGAGGCTATCCCTACGCCTATGCCGGCGAGGAGATCGTCCGCGACGGACAGACCGTCATCCGGCCCGGCGAGATCCGCTACAACGACCCTTCGGGCTACCGCCGCACGACTCTGAGCGACGGCCTCACGCTCCGCTACGACGCCGCGGCCTTCTCCGTCTCGTCGATCACCTCGTACCAGTACTCCGACGACGCGATGACGCTCGACCAGGACTTTCTGCCGCTCTCCTACTTCACGCTCCGGCAGGCCCGCACGGAACACGCCCTGACCGAGGACCTCGTTTTCCGCTCCCGCGACGACCGTTCCTACCGCTGGCTCTTCGGGGTCTTCGGCTTCTACCGCCATGCGACGATGTCCGCCCCGGTGGTCTTCAAACAGACCGGCATCGAGGAGCTGATCCTGGCCAACGCCAACGCCCACGACGGGCTCTACACCTATTCGTGGGACGACACGGAACTGCCGCTGGCAAGCCGCTTCCGCATCCCCGCCGCAGGGGGCGCCCTCTACCACGAATCCGCCTGCACCCTCGGCCGCTGGCATCTCGCCGCCGGGCTGCGTCTCGACGTCGAACACACGCGGCTGCGCTACGACAGCCGGACCGTCGCCAACTACACCGCCACGGACCGCCGCACCGGCGTTTCGACCTCGCTGAACAAACCCATCGAGGTCGCGGGGCGGCTCGAACGCACCTTCGCGGAGCTGCTGCCCCGCTTCTGCGTCCTCTACGCCTTCGACGAGGTGCGCAACCTCTACCTGACGGTCTCCAAAGGCTACAAGGCCGGCGGGTTCAACACCCAGATGTTCTCCGACGTGCTCCAGCAGGAGATGACCGCGGCCATGGGTTTCGGCCGCACGTACGACGTGGACGACGTGGTGACCTACGAGCCCGAACAGAGCTGGAACTACGAGCTGGGCGGCCACTTTTCCTGCATGGAGGGGGCCGTGCGGGGCGATTTCGCCCTGTTCTGGATCGACTGCCGCAACCAGCAGCTCACCGTCTTCCCCGAAGGTTCGACCACGGGCCGCCTGATGACCAACGCGGGCCGCACGCGCAGCTTCGGAGCCGAAGCCGCCGTCCGGTTCACGCCGTGGCGCAACCTCGGCATCGACACCTCCTACGGCTACACCGACGCCCGCTTCGTCCGCTACGACGACGGGCAGGAGGACTTCGGCGGCAACCGCATCCCCTACGCTCCGCAGCACACCTTCTCGGCCCGGGCGGTCTGGACGCTCCCCACGGGCGTCGCCTGGCTGGGCGACCTCGTGCTGCAAGCCGGCGTCCGCGGCACGGGACGCATCTGGTGGAACGAAGCCAATTCGCTGTCGCAGCCCTTCTACGCGCTCCTCGACGCCTCGGTGCGCCTCGAACACGCCCGCTATTCGATCGGTCTCTGGGGCCGCAACCTCGCCGGCACATCCTACGACGTCTTCTATTTCAAGTCCGTGGGCAACGAATTCGTCCAGTGCGGACGTCCCCGCACGCTGGGCATCACCCTGAACATTCACATCAACAACTGA